The following proteins come from a genomic window of Gottfriedia acidiceleris:
- a CDS encoding DinB family protein: MNFNLKEAIEVLERTPKSLESLLSGLSESWLNCNEGEGTWNASEVIDHLIECEKTNWIPRLNCILNNDGNNHFPPFDRFSHLNEKYEKSIEERLLEFKNLRTENLKKLQLLVDPNLHLELEGIHPDFGSVKLRELLSTFVAHDLTHITQITRVMAKRYKTDVGPWIANLSILK; encoded by the coding sequence ATGAATTTTAACCTTAAAGAAGCAATTGAAGTTTTAGAAAGAACACCCAAATCATTAGAGTCTCTTTTATCGGGATTATCTGAATCTTGGTTAAATTGTAATGAAGGTGAAGGAACTTGGAATGCTTCTGAAGTAATCGACCATCTAATTGAGTGTGAAAAAACAAATTGGATTCCAAGGTTGAACTGCATACTTAACAATGATGGAAACAACCATTTCCCGCCATTCGATCGTTTTTCGCATTTAAATGAAAAATATGAGAAATCAATAGAAGAACGACTGCTTGAATTCAAGAATTTAAGAACTGAAAATCTTAAGAAATTACAATTATTAGTAGACCCAAATCTCCATCTGGAACTAGAAGGGATTCATCCCGATTTTGGTTCCGTTAAATTAAGAGAATTATTATCCACTTTTGTTGCACATGATCTAACCCATATAACTCAAATTACAAGAGTGATGGCAAAAAGATACAAAACTGACGTAGGACCTTGGATTGCAAATTTAAGTATATTAAAGTAA
- the sufB gene encoding Fe-S cluster assembly protein SufB, whose amino-acid sequence MSTNLPDISDYKYGFHDRDVSIFRSERGLTKDIVEEISRMKNEPQWMLDFRLKSLQHFYDMPMPQWGGDLADLRFDEITYYVKPSEKTEKSWDEVPEEIKNTFDKLGIPEAEQKYLAGVSAQYESEVVYHSMKQDLTDLGILFTDTDTALREHEEIFKEHFGKVIPPTDNKFAALNSAVWSGGSFIYVPKGVKVDTPLQAYFRINSENMGQFERTLIIADEGAHVHYVEGCTAPVYTTNSLHSAVVEIIIKKDAYCRYTTIQNWANNVFNLVTKRAVCEANATMEWIDGNIGSKLTMKYPAVILKGEGARGLTLSIAIAGKGQHQDAGAKMIHLAPNTSSTIVSKSISKHGGKVTYRGIVHFGRKAAGSRSNIECDTLIMDNASTSDTIPYNEILNDNISLEHEAKVSKVSEEQLFYLMSRGISEQEATEMIVMGFIEPFTKELPMEYAVEMNRLIKFEMEGSIG is encoded by the coding sequence ATGTCTACTAATTTGCCAGATATTAGTGATTATAAATATGGTTTTCATGACCGTGACGTATCAATCTTCCGTTCAGAGCGTGGTTTAACAAAGGATATCGTTGAAGAAATTTCACGTATGAAAAATGAACCACAATGGATGTTAGATTTCCGTTTAAAATCTTTACAACATTTCTATGATATGCCAATGCCTCAATGGGGTGGAGACTTAGCAGATTTACGCTTTGATGAAATTACTTACTATGTAAAACCATCAGAGAAAACTGAAAAGTCTTGGGATGAAGTACCTGAAGAAATCAAAAACACTTTCGATAAATTAGGTATCCCTGAAGCAGAACAAAAGTATTTAGCTGGTGTATCTGCACAGTATGAGTCTGAGGTAGTTTACCACAGCATGAAACAAGACTTAACTGATCTTGGTATCTTATTTACTGATACAGACACAGCTTTACGTGAGCATGAAGAAATTTTCAAAGAGCACTTTGGAAAAGTAATTCCACCTACAGATAACAAATTTGCTGCATTAAACTCAGCTGTTTGGTCTGGTGGATCATTCATCTACGTACCAAAAGGTGTTAAAGTTGATACGCCACTTCAAGCGTATTTCCGTATTAACTCTGAAAATATGGGTCAATTTGAACGTACATTAATCATTGCTGACGAAGGTGCGCATGTACATTACGTTGAAGGATGTACTGCTCCTGTTTATACAACAAACTCACTTCACTCTGCAGTAGTAGAAATCATCATTAAGAAGGATGCATACTGCCGATATACAACAATTCAGAACTGGGCGAATAACGTATTCAACCTAGTTACGAAACGTGCTGTTTGTGAAGCGAACGCAACAATGGAATGGATCGATGGAAACATTGGTTCAAAATTAACAATGAAATACCCAGCAGTTATCCTTAAAGGTGAAGGTGCTCGTGGTCTTACACTTTCAATTGCAATTGCTGGTAAAGGACAACACCAAGATGCTGGTGCTAAAATGATTCACTTAGCTCCAAATACTTCTTCTACAATTGTTTCGAAATCTATTTCTAAACATGGTGGTAAAGTAACGTACCGTGGTATCGTACACTTTGGTCGTAAAGCAGCTGGATCACGTTCAAATATCGAGTGTGATACGTTAATTATGGATAATGCATCAACTTCTGATACAATTCCATACAACGAAATCTTAAACGACAATATTTCTCTTGAGCACGAAGCGAAAGTTTCAAAAGTGTCTGAAGAGCAATTATTCTACTTAATGAGCCGTGGTATTTCTGAACAAGAAGCTACAGAAATGATCGTAATGGGCTTCATTGAGCCATTTACAAAAGAATTACCAATGGAATACGCAGTTGAAATGAACCGTCTGATTAAATTCGAGATGGAAGGTTCAATTGGTTAA
- a CDS encoding cysteine desulfurase — MDVKAIREAFPILNQEVNGHPLVYLDSAATSQKPVQVIEAVANYYKEYNSNVHRGVHTLGTKATDAYEGARDKVRKFINASSIEEIIFTRGTTTAINTVAASYGRTNLKAGDEIVISYMEHHSNIIPWQQVAKATGATLKYIPLEEDGSISVEQAKATINSNTKIVAIMYVSNVLGSINPVKEIAAIAHQNGAIMLVDGAQSTPHMKVDVQDLDCDFYAFSGHKMCAPTGIGVLYGKKHLLENMEPIEFGGEMIDFVDLQDSTWKELPWKFEGGTPIIAGAVGLGAAIDFLTEIGMDKIEKHEHEIADYALEQLSTVKGITIYGPKHRAGLVTFNVEDVHPHDVATVLDVEGIAVRAGHHCAQPLMRWLKVSATARASFYLYNTKEDVDAFVRGLVKTKEYFSDVY, encoded by the coding sequence ATGGATGTTAAAGCAATCCGTGAAGCCTTTCCGATATTAAATCAAGAAGTAAATGGGCATCCTTTAGTATATCTGGATAGTGCTGCAACTTCACAAAAACCTGTTCAAGTAATAGAAGCTGTTGCTAACTACTATAAAGAATATAATTCTAACGTTCATAGAGGTGTACACACTCTAGGAACAAAAGCTACTGATGCATACGAGGGAGCTCGTGATAAAGTACGTAAATTTATTAATGCATCATCAATTGAAGAGATTATTTTTACTAGAGGTACAACTACTGCAATTAATACAGTTGCTGCTAGCTACGGAAGAACGAACTTAAAAGCTGGAGATGAAATTGTGATTTCTTATATGGAACATCACAGTAACATCATTCCTTGGCAACAGGTTGCTAAAGCTACTGGCGCAACATTAAAATATATACCATTAGAAGAAGATGGTTCAATCAGCGTTGAGCAAGCAAAAGCTACAATTAACTCAAATACAAAAATAGTTGCGATTATGTACGTTTCAAATGTACTTGGTTCAATTAACCCTGTTAAAGAGATTGCAGCAATTGCTCATCAAAATGGAGCAATCATGCTTGTTGATGGTGCACAAAGTACTCCACATATGAAGGTTGACGTTCAAGACTTAGATTGCGACTTCTACGCATTTTCTGGTCATAAAATGTGTGCTCCTACGGGTATTGGTGTACTTTATGGTAAAAAACATCTTCTTGAAAACATGGAACCTATTGAATTTGGTGGGGAAATGATTGATTTCGTTGACTTACAAGATTCTACTTGGAAAGAACTACCATGGAAATTTGAAGGTGGAACTCCAATCATTGCTGGTGCAGTTGGTTTAGGCGCTGCTATTGATTTCTTAACTGAAATTGGTATGGATAAGATCGAAAAGCATGAACATGAGATTGCGGATTATGCACTTGAACAGTTATCTACTGTAAAAGGAATAACAATCTATGGTCCGAAGCATCGTGCAGGTTTAGTAACGTTTAATGTGGAAGATGTGCATCCACATGATGTTGCAACTGTATTAGATGTAGAAGGAATTGCTGTTCGAGCTGGCCATCATTGTGCTCAGCCATTAATGAGATGGTTAAAGGTATCTGCTACTGCTCGTGCAAGTTTTTATCTGTATAATACAAAAGAAGATGTAGATGCTTTTGTAAGAGGATTAGTTAAAACGAAGGAGTATTTCAGCGATGTCTATTAA
- the sufD gene encoding Fe-S cluster assembly protein SufD, translating to MTTGTTIPFSQETVKQLSALLNEPAYFTEFRLNALAKAESLSLPKPDKTNISKWDFFGKEFNVTAGNVPTKDQLPESVTSLMNEDADQSVYVQYNGSAVYHSLSSEAKEKGVVFVDLHTAIKDHEDLVKKYFMTEAVKVDENKLIALHAALVNGGAFLYIPKNVVLEKPIQSIFVVDGENVPAYNHVLVVADVNSEVTYVENYVSTSADLDAAVVNVVTEVITLDNAKVRYGAVDTLAKGVTAYVVRRGHAGRDSKIEWALGLMNDGNSVFENVTNLVGDGSFGDMKMVTVGRGEQTQNFTTSIIHFGKGSEGWILKHGVSIDSATSIFNGIGKIEHGASKSNAQQTSRVLMLSEKARGDANPILLIDENDVMAGHAASVGKVDPTQLYYLMSRGIPKKEAERLVIHGFLAPVVSELPIDEVKKMLVDVIERKVK from the coding sequence AGAAACAGTTAAGCAGCTTTCTGCACTGCTAAATGAACCTGCATATTTTACAGAGTTCCGTTTAAATGCACTAGCAAAAGCTGAATCACTTTCTCTTCCAAAGCCAGATAAAACAAATATCTCTAAATGGGATTTCTTTGGAAAAGAATTTAATGTTACAGCTGGAAATGTTCCTACAAAAGATCAATTACCAGAGTCAGTAACATCTTTAATGAATGAAGACGCTGATCAATCAGTTTATGTACAATATAATGGTTCTGCTGTATATCACTCTCTTTCTTCTGAAGCAAAAGAAAAAGGTGTAGTATTCGTAGATTTACACACAGCGATTAAAGATCACGAAGATCTTGTGAAAAAATATTTTATGACAGAGGCTGTAAAAGTCGATGAAAATAAATTAATCGCTTTACATGCAGCATTAGTAAATGGTGGAGCTTTCTTATACATTCCTAAAAATGTTGTATTAGAAAAACCAATCCAATCTATTTTTGTTGTAGATGGGGAAAACGTACCTGCATATAACCACGTTTTAGTTGTTGCAGATGTAAACAGTGAAGTTACTTATGTTGAAAACTATGTTTCTACATCAGCTGATTTAGATGCGGCTGTTGTAAATGTGGTTACAGAAGTAATTACATTAGATAATGCAAAAGTGCGTTATGGTGCTGTTGATACTTTAGCAAAAGGTGTTACTGCTTATGTTGTTCGTCGTGGTCACGCTGGTCGTGATAGCAAAATTGAGTGGGCACTTGGACTTATGAACGACGGAAACTCAGTTTTCGAAAATGTTACAAACCTAGTTGGAGACGGATCTTTCGGTGACATGAAAATGGTTACTGTAGGCCGAGGTGAGCAAACTCAAAACTTTACAACAAGCATTATTCACTTTGGTAAAGGATCTGAAGGTTGGATCTTAAAACATGGTGTATCAATAGATTCTGCTACTTCAATCTTTAATGGTATTGGTAAAATAGAACACGGCGCTTCTAAGTCTAATGCACAACAAACTTCACGTGTATTAATGCTTAGTGAAAAAGCTCGTGGAGATGCGAACCCGATTCTATTAATTGATGAAAATGATGTTATGGCAGGTCATGCTGCTTCTGTTGGTAAAGTAGATCCAACTCAACTGTACTACTTAATGAGTCGTGGTATTCCGAAGAAAGAAGCAGAGCGCTTAGTTATTCACGGATTCTTAGCACCTGTAGTTTCGGAACTACCAATTGATGAAGTTAAAAAAATGCTTGTAGATGTAATTGAGAGGAAGGTTAAGTAA
- the sufU gene encoding Fe-S cluster assembly sulfur transfer protein SufU, which yields MSINRNIDLDALYRRVIMDHYKNPRNKGVGAISENDVTINMNNPTCGDRIELRLKVDDGIVTDARFDGEGCSISMASASMMTHAIKGKKIEEALQLAQIFSDMMLGKEYDESIDLDDIEALQGVSKFPARIKCATLAWKAMEKGLKSEE from the coding sequence ATGTCTATTAATCGAAACATTGATCTAGATGCATTATATCGTCGCGTGATAATGGACCATTATAAAAACCCTCGCAATAAAGGGGTAGGGGCAATATCAGAAAACGATGTAACAATAAACATGAATAACCCTACTTGTGGTGATCGCATTGAACTTCGCTTAAAGGTTGATGATGGAATTGTAACAGATGCTCGTTTTGACGGTGAAGGATGCTCAATTTCAATGGCTTCAGCTTCAATGATGACTCACGCAATTAAAGGTAAAAAAATCGAGGAAGCTCTACAGCTTGCTCAAATATTTTCAGATATGATGCTTGGAAAAGAATACGATGAATCAATTGATTTAGATGATATTGAAGCACTTCAAGGTGTTTCGAAGTTTCCAGCACGAATTAAATGTGCAACACTTGCATGGAAAGCAATGGAGAAGGGCTTAAAATCAGAGGAATAA
- a CDS encoding sulfite exporter TauE/SafE family protein: protein MLQILILISIGLAAGTVGSLIGLGGGIIIVPMLLNIDHFLSAFSTVPIHVAVGTSLITIVFSSLSSTLSYHKQKRIDYKSGILFLIGSVPGSLLGTYINSLLNTERFTLFFGIFLICISVFLFVSSKLNKKPKEVHNGIIRTYTNEEGEAYTYSYSLPLAISLSICVGIISGLFGIGGGILLVPMMAFLFGFPPQLAVATSMFVVMFTTLGSSISYITLGEVNFYYILLLIPGAWFGGKIGAYINQKLKTETIALILRLVVLFYGIKLIIENI from the coding sequence ATTCTACAAATTCTTATACTCATCAGTATAGGACTTGCTGCAGGAACAGTCGGATCATTGATTGGCTTAGGCGGAGGAATTATTATTGTTCCAATGCTACTTAATATTGATCACTTTTTATCCGCTTTTTCGACTGTACCAATTCATGTTGCAGTTGGAACTTCACTAATTACAATTGTGTTTTCATCGCTCTCATCCACACTTTCGTACCATAAGCAAAAACGAATCGATTATAAGAGTGGTATTTTATTTTTGATAGGTAGTGTTCCTGGTAGCTTACTAGGTACATACATCAATTCGCTTTTAAATACAGAGCGGTTTACTTTATTTTTTGGTATATTTTTAATCTGTATTTCAGTCTTTCTATTTGTTTCTTCAAAATTAAATAAAAAACCAAAGGAAGTACATAACGGGATTATACGAACATATACAAATGAGGAAGGCGAGGCATATACATATAGCTATAGTCTTCCATTAGCGATTTCTTTGTCTATTTGTGTCGGAATCATCTCTGGATTATTTGGAATTGGTGGAGGAATATTGTTAGTACCAATGATGGCGTTTTTATTTGGTTTTCCACCACAGTTAGCTGTTGCGACTTCAATGTTTGTCGTTATGTTTACGACTCTTGGAAGCTCGATTTCATACATAACATTAGGAGAAGTAAATTTCTATTACATTCTTCTACTTATTCCTGGTGCATGGTTTGGTGGGAAAATTGGAGCATATATTAATCAAAAATTAAAAACTGAAACAATCGCATTAATTTTAAGGTTAGTTGTGTTATTTTATGGCATAAAATTAATTATAGAAAATATCTAA